Proteins encoded by one window of Camelus dromedarius isolate mCamDro1 chromosome 27, mCamDro1.pat, whole genome shotgun sequence:
- the LOC105101248 gene encoding adhesion G protein-coupled receptor B1-like produces the protein MGFPSAVAAAAWAPAKCGFGDGCASFGGPCPMLVQGKFFGYFSAASEFSANALRSSWTLCNVDPCRCKLCMKVAKVPTCSRPAHVRVYQLESFLESTPSYLGLESCDEVLKLCNSSRPLAFLQASRQFQQIERQLPPDNDTRPQGEALPPQ, from the coding sequence ATGGGTTTTCCATccgctgttgctgctgctgcttgggcCCCAGCCAAGTGTGGCTTCGGAGATGGATGTGCGTCCTTTGGTGGGCCGTGCCCCATGCTGGTGCAGGGCAAGTTCTTCGGGTACTTCTCGGCAGCCTCTGAGTTCTCCGCCAACGCCTTGCGCTCCTCCTGGACTCTGTGCAATGTGGACCCGTGCCGCTGCAAGCTCTGCATGAAGGTGGCCAAGGTGCCCACCTGCAGCAGGCCCGCCCATGTCCGCGTCTACCAGTTGGAATCCTTCCTGGAGTCCACACCCAGCTACCTGGGCCTGGAGAGCTGTGATGAGGTGCTGAAGTTGTGCAATTCCTCACGTCCCCTAGCCTTCCTGCAGGCCAGCAGGCAGTTCCAGCAGATCGAGAGACAGCTGCCACCGGACAATGACACCAGGCCCCAGGGTGAGGCCCTCCCACCTCAGTGA